A window of the Dioscorea cayenensis subsp. rotundata cultivar TDr96_F1 chromosome 14, TDr96_F1_v2_PseudoChromosome.rev07_lg8_w22 25.fasta, whole genome shotgun sequence genome harbors these coding sequences:
- the LOC120275933 gene encoding LOW QUALITY PROTEIN: protein DMP3-like (The sequence of the model RefSeq protein was modified relative to this genomic sequence to represent the inferred CDS: deleted 1 base in 1 codon): protein MSLRPKSKNSIELQPLGQDRNEETHNLIEKPIQSPPSTLSQALASTAHLANLLPTGTVLAFQLLVPVFTNNGSCDTITRPLSLFLLTILAVSCFLACFTDSFRSPDGKLHYGIATLHGLWLFEGDIIEDKDNSMEKYKVRFIDCMHAFMSVLVFVSIALRDKNVVSCFYPLPEHETKEVLDIVPLGIGVLCGLLFVLFPTKRHGVGYPVTN, encoded by the exons ATGTCTCTAAGGCCTAAGTCCAAGAACTCCATAGAATTACAACCCTTAGGCCAAGATAGAAATGAAGAGACTCACAATCTCATTGAGAAACCAATTCAATCTCCTCCTTCTACTCTTTCTCAAGCCTTAGCAAGCACTGCTCACCTTGCCAATCTTCTCCCAACCGGCACGGTCCTCGCCTTCCAACTCCTCGTCCCCGTCTTCACAAACAACGGTTCATGCGATACCATCACCCGTCCATTAAGTCTTTTCCTCCTTACCATCCTCGCCGTCTCTTGCTTCTTGGCTTGCTTCACAGATAGCTTTCGATCACCGGATGGT AAGCTTCACTATGGCATTGCCACCTTGCATGGCTTGTGGCTTTTTGAAGGTGATATAATTGAAGATAAGGATAACTCCATGGAGAAGTATAAAGTGAGGTTCATCGATTGCATGCATGCTTTTATGTCTGTTTTGGTGTTTGTCTCTATTGCTCTACGTGATAAGAATGTAGTTAGTTGTTTCTATCCCTTGCCGGAGCATGAGACTAAGGAAGTGCTTGATATTGTGCCCCTTGGCATTGGTGTACTTTGtggtttgttgtttgttttgtttcctACTAAACGCCATGGTGTTGGCTATCCTGTCACTAATTAA
- the LOC120276181 gene encoding uncharacterized protein LOC120276181, with product MPPGVDAMTLALRAKSKFGFVDGSLSKPTDAILIDNWGRCNDLVSSWILNSVSPEIRPSILYAETTSQIWNDLNERFSQSNAPKIYQLKHSISALKQEGMTVSFYFTQLKSLWDELSNILPITPCICGNAKSVLDQQHQDRAIEFLQGLHDKYSVVRSQILLMEPFPSIQRIYNLVR from the coding sequence ATGCCTCCCGGAGTCGATGCGATGACCTTGGCGCTGCGAGCCAAGAGTAAATTCGGATTCGTCGATGGATCCCTCTCGAAACCGACCGATGCAATCTTAATTGACAATTGGGGACGCTGCAACGATCTTGTTAGCAGTTGGATCCTTAACTCCGTCTCTCCAGAGATTCGTCCTAGTATCTTGTATGCTGAAACCACAAGTCAAATATGGAACGACCTCAACGAGCGCTTCTCTCAGTCAAACGCGCCAAAAATTTACCAACTCAAGCATTCAATCTCTGCCCTCAAACAAGAGGGAATGAcggtttcattttatttcaccCAACTTAAATCACTTTGGGATGAGTTGAGCAATATTCTTCCTATCACACCATGCATATGTGGTAATGCTAAGTCTGTTCTCGATCAACAACATCAAGATCGAGCCATAGAATTCCTTCAAGGACTCCACGACAAATACTCGGTGGTGCGCAGCCAGATTCTACTCATGGAACCGTTCCCGTCCATCCAACGCATCTACAATCTCGTCCgataa